The genomic segment GTCTTTCTTCTGTAGAAGACAGCAGTGCAGTCCCCTGTATCCAGCCTCTGTCATATCTGTAGGAGTAGCTTGAGTGAAAATTGaagaatgaaatttaaaaataggCAGATAAAGTTGGAAACAGGTAATGCCATGGTCcttttagaatagaatatttGTAGAACATACTATGGTTCTTGATGTTCTCTTCAgtgtgatggaggaggatgTCCAGTTTGTCCAATGCCTTTCTCAGGTACTGATAATGTTGAGTCATCTCCTTCACAAGGATTGGTTTCTCCTCTTCCATGCGCCTGACCAGCATGACCTGGTCAAAAAGTCGCCTCTTCAAACGGAGACTCACCactattttgaaaaaaaaaaaagaacagatgggaatcaatcaaaacttttcAACATGTTCTACCAGAATTTTCAGTATTGATCATTATGTGGCCCACTAATTTTTAATGGGCTCTATGCACAACTCCACTACTTCCTGAACTTAAGGGAGCtcctttgtttcctgtctttcatTATTAGACAGACTGATTAATCCAGGTCTGCCCTTATTAAATGGCCAGACACACCTGGATTAATCAGTTCATCCAGTActgaaagacaggaaacaaaggaGCTGCCTTAAGTTCTTGAAATAGTGGAGTTGTGCATAGAGCCCATTGGTCGTCTTTTACCAATATCCACAGCTTAATATTAACATGAACACACTTATACCTACTACTTAGATTAATGGTCACCAACAAGCACACAAATGGTACCACTTTGCTTACCATCTCCTTGTGCCTCCCAAGGGAAAAAGACTGCATGCTGCTTCTGAGTCAATTTTGTCTTTATCGGCAGCAACTGTGTTGTATTGGACGATCTTCTCTCTGAGTTTCTTTTTGAGCTCACCCAGTCTCCTCCGTTTCCGTTGCCTCATTTGATTGCTGTCTGTTAtattaaaaaagtattagtaAGAACAACAAACAAGCATTAGTTGTTAAGTGATGCAAAACTAAATACCATTTTGTCGGTAGAGATCATGCTTCTTCCTTCTGAGGGAATAGATGATCTCATCAATCTCTCTCTGGAGCTCTTCCTGGCTACTATGAGCACCATGTTTCccttgaaaaacacaaataagcaGAGATGGAAAACCAGACGTAGCCAAATGAATGACAGTACCAATCTGACACACCGGCAACCGTGTTACATACCAGTGGCTGCCCACTGCTTCACATCCTCAATCCACTGTTCTGTGTCCTCCAAAGTGATGTTGAGGTCATGCTGCAGATGCTGAAGATTTGCTGCTTCCTTTTCTGCTCTCTGTGTAATCTATTTAtgttttcagaagaaaaaatacaatgcAAGAATAATTTTTATTCAATTGTCTATCTGCTGTTGAAAAAGGCTCAATACTTTTCAGTCTACATGTCAAAGTATTCTTGGAAAAGATATTGAACCCCAtattgctgtgtgtgtgaatgataaTCTGATGAGCAGGTGGCACATTGTACAGTAGCCTCAGCCAcctgtgtatgaatgtgtgaatgaGGTGAATGTTGATTAGCCTTGTAAAACTTTTAGGTTGGTTAAAAACACTACAAAGTTTTGCTATGTAAATGCTTGAAATgacaaatgtaaatgttaaaataccAAAATACAGTGTAGACGTCTTACTTTAACAAATCGTTTCGCCAGTGTCTTGTGTAGACTCTCCACCTTCCTGTTGTTCCATCCCATGGCAAGCATTGTTATCATATCGGCTCTCCCTGTAAAATGGAGAATATGTCAATTCAAGCAGTGTCAAAGcatgcctttttttaatttttattttttttaaaccaacctGACTTGGTCATGTATTTTGTGGTCAGAGCTGCCCTTGAGAGAAAGCTGTTCACTTGCTCCACCTCCTCTATATCTATATCCATTTACTACATCAAATGTGGCCTGAAAGTATCAACTAAAGAGTAATGCTGAACATTCAAGGCTTTTCTACATAGTTACTTTGAATGTGTTATATTTTAGGATTATAATCATGAATTACAATATTGCAATTATGTGGTTATAAACATTGTTTTCTGACTGTCCAGAAAGATTTTCAAATTAGAATAATAATTTTAGATGCCATGAATGATGGAATATGAATTGTATGTacattgaaatatatttttcttagcAATGAGGTTCATTATAGTTAATATATCAATTACAAAGATTAGTCTGCTAACCCTTTGGATTTCTTGAAGCAGTACTGCTTTCTGTTACCATCTGCAGCTATGGCAAGCATGTCTGGTGTGCAGGCAGGGCACTTGAAGGGCTCAACCTGACACAGATGCTCTTTCTTCCAGTTGCAGAAGGCAAATTCACGATACACCCTGTGGAATGTATCACCGCATATACTGCCATTCTGAAAACGAGGATGGTATTATTTTGGTTAATTAAAAACTTTGCAGTTTGGAATTCAAATTTTCGAATTACAAGAGTTCTTACCCGTCCTGTGCAATGTGCCCGATGTTCAAGCATTCTTATAAATGCTTTTTGGGACGTAGCTGGGCTGGCCAACTTCATCTGTTCAAATGATGCAAAGACATCAAATTTGAACAGCATTTGGCAGCTTGCTGTTGCTGGCCAGTATCGGCTACTAATCAGGTCACTGATCCCTGGGGTCCACTTGCAGGAGCAATGTGGGCAATACACAGCAGGCAGACAAAGATTGTATggacctggaaaaaaaaaacaaaaaacaaaacaacatataccGTTTCAAAAGTATCCTTACAAAACAGGACAAAGTGATAATAGTAAGCCATCATCGGACTGTGATGGTATCCAGAGAGTAGAGGGAAGTGTCAACATACCATTGATAGTCACCAAGACAGTCTGCTTTCCTGGAGAGATGGTATACTCTTGGTCTGGGCCACAGGAGCAGATTTGTGTTGGTGGAAGAATCGGCAGCATACATACTATAGttaagaaaatgtcagaaaaaaataccagtattcaaataaaaaattttaacagTTACAGAAAACTTCAGACATGGGTCATATTATACCACTGTATATGCAGTAGATTTTATGgactaatacatttttttaaacacaccttGTTCAACCAGTTCACAATGACCGCTTTCATCCATCTTCACTAAGGATGTGGGAGGaatgtgtttataaaaatggtCAATCATGACTTCTCTGtcatgaaatacattttttttgtggaCAATTGAGTCACATCCTGCGCAGAGAAACTGAACTCCTGAGGGAACACAGTCCAAGCACCTGACCACAGCCTTgattgttttgcacttttgaCAGCAATGCTGGGGAACTCTTTCTGCGGCCAGCATACAACTCAGGAGCTCTGGCACTGCAGCCTTGAATTTTCTCTCTGTGGTCAGCTGCCTCTTGGTCCACACAGACATGCTGGTTGTCTCCTCAACTTCTGCTGATGCAGGGACAGTGACCGAACTCAGCAGGTCTCTCAGTGTTTGAAGATGGTTATCTAAATTGATagagtataaaaaaaatgtaaaaaggacagccataagaatattttttaataaaacaaaaaaaatctatatcgCTTTTTCACAGCTATTGcattatatacatggctgctaCAGTACATACAATATTCAGATGCCTATAAGTACTTAATGTTTTCCAAACTAGAAGATTAAGTTTGACTCTATTTGAGCTGACAGAATTCAATATGCATACCAAGATTTGTGACCTCTTGAGGAACAATCATTAGGACTAATAATGGAGACAAACAGGATCCTCCCAAAGACACCCCACAAGTTCCAGGATCCACAAAATTATATCCCAGTTTATGACCCCATCATATAGTTCCAGTAGTCCTACTGCTCCACCCATGTCAGTGCAGGCCCGAGTGGTTCAACTGTCGGGCTGGTAGAAATAGAAGACGTAGAACCTGAAGAATTACAGAGGAACGGTTAAAACAGAGAGTTCAGGAAATGGCGCATTGCTGCATTAGAACAGACAGCTCTGCAGACAGAACAACTTTCCATAATATGCTACAGATCCTGCAGGAGCAACACAGAGAACATCAGGAGTCTCTCCATAAGTTCTCAGCTTTAAACAAGAGAAGGTCAGAGGAACGTAAAACCAATAGAGCAGACAGAGTCTGAAGGTGAGGAAAGGGATGTAGTTATAACAGGTACAATGATAACAGGCAGACCTCTGGGTGACGATACACAGAGAAAATCCCTCCATCCTCCCACATAATGACCACCAGATCAATGATGACAAACACCCCACGTTATGAGGCTCCCCTCATCCAAGCCAGCACTGACCTCAGAAAACCACCGGATATATATAAACCCTGGAAATTTACAGATTTACAACTGATGCAGACAAACTTCCCCCTCTTAGACACGGTGCAGGTCCCTGGCTTAGAATAACTGGAAGGTCTGACTCAGGGCTTCACACTCATGGTTGGGGATATGAGAACTTTAGTGGGGGCCCATCTGAGTTATATGACATAGAGCATGAGACAGGAACTGTTCCTGGATCCTTTTACTGTGCAGCAGGGGCGGAGCTAGAAACATATTTATGGGGTGGTGAGAGGGACAGGAATGTTTCAGGACTGGCGACATGTTGCAGAGGTGTGTTTGTCATTCTTGGTGAGTGTAGAGTGAGACAGGAATCTGATCATCTGACAGGTGTTACAGTAAAATTCCAGGAAGCTGTTCCTCAGGTGGAGCTTTCAAAAAGTCCCAAAACAACAAGGACGTGTTTGTTCAGATTTTCATCCTGCTGAAGTACAGAGTTGTGCATGAACCAGCTCAAATGAACACATTCATTTCTCTTTGAATGTTGAACTGAACATTTGTAAATAGAGGATATGAAGGTGAACTCGGCCAGATTGGACTTGGACAAAAAAAGTTTCTACCAAGCGTGCGTGGGTGTGAAAAACATTCTTACTCTTTTATTTCTGCAACACAAGCACATGAACATGTGGCTTACTGAACAACACATCCCCATTTTAACCTAATCATCACAGTCACACAACTATATTATATACACTCACACAACTAAAGTATTCTGGCAGGCCATGGTGATTAAAACCAAGATTTTCTGGCGAGCTACTAGCTAGGTGAAGCACTGTCAAGTTCAACATTCGGCACTTTA from the Melanotaenia boesemani isolate fMelBoe1 chromosome 2, fMelBoe1.pri, whole genome shotgun sequence genome contains:
- the LOC121648024 gene encoding uncharacterized protein LOC121648024, which gives rise to MIDHFYKHIPPTSLVKMDESGHCELVEQVCMLPILPPTQICSCGPDQEYTISPGKQTVLVTINGPYNLCLPAVYCPHCSCKWTPGISDLISSRYWPATASCQMLFKFDVFASFEQMKLASPATSQKAFIRMLEHRAHCTGRNGSICGDTFHRVYREFAFCNWKKEHLCQVEPFKCPACTPDMLAIAADGNRKQYCFKKSKGLAD